cacactttctctctctttctaactCATACCTTCTTTTCTGTAAGACTTttataaaattactttatattacaTCATACAGTTTTCACTTTATATATTCCTAAATGGTTGTTCATATGCAAGCAGATGGGAATAggttaaagaaaacaaataaatataaatattataatatatcattaaaaaagcaaaataaataaaatgttataatttcaaaaattctattcaaatattgttaaaatcactttaaatatctatctatctatctatctatctatctatctatctatctatctatctatctatctatctatctatctatctatctatctatctatctatctatctatctatttttctatctatctatcattctgttgttctatcggtctatatatttatttagaaagattAAATCTGTGGtgttaaattacagtttttaattacATAGCTATtatcactttaaatatttttagaaagaGCTTTTGTAGAGATTTTACAAATGAGTTAAAACTTTGAAATgaccatttttaaattaataatccaTAATTCTGAAAACTTCTTGTCACATTATTATGACGTCTTTAAAAATTCTCATTTAAGGTATGGATTGGtgatttaaaatgataaacatttctaaatatgcAATTTAATTCTTGTGTATGCTTTTCTAAATgcagatgtttttgttgtttcttttcacaATAACTGCACAACTCCATCTAAAAACTATTTGCAAATAAGCAATGTATTTATAACTTGTTTTAAATggcatattattaatttaaaacaatcttTAAGGTGTAAAATGTATAGAATAATCAGCAAAAATCTTCATTAAACTGAATTCAGGTTTTAGCTTTCCTCACATGCTCACATAATGGTAATTTAGAATAGTTTCTTATAACTGTAACTCTACTGGTGATTAGACGTGACTGAATGTTCAGTGAATGTCTTGAAGCACCATCGAGGCTGGGTATCTCTGTCTCAGCAGCTTAAGATCTctgaaatagtgtgtgtgtgtgtgtgtgtgtgtgtgtgtgagtgtttgagctCAGTTCACTCTCAGCTCTAATCCTCACTGATCAGTTGAGACTACACACATAAGACTGTGATAATACTCTTATTTTCTGCTCACCTGAACACTGAAaattcacacacactgtctctctctcacacacagtggTCTTTAACAGCAGCTTAGGAAAGTCAAACACTTTAATTCCAAGTTAAAGACACAGATTAAGCATAAAAGAGGCAGAGGAGTGAAGAGATACTCTTTCATCCATTCATGAGCTTGCATTCGGCCTCTTTCTCTCCTGTATCTTCTTGCTGTGTGGTCTGTGGATAAAGTAATCATATGAATGAGAATGAAGCTCTTAAACACCATCATGTATTcatgagctcacacacacacacacacacacacccacacacacacacacacacagatggacatTTGAACACATCATCCATTGATGAATACTTTGAGATGAATGGTAGATATGTGTTTCATGCATATTctcatgaaaatatttaattggcAACATACGACTCATGCTCATCTTAAAAGTAGTTTTGTTGCATGTCAAAGACCATAATAAGATTCTCAGTCAACAATTTAAAAGTTTACTTGCATAATATAATTTAGTGCACCCACAATAGAGGACAGTTGTATGATGTTTTATATTTGACAGGACATtgtctctattaataatattcattgtTAATTGGAAAAGAGCTGTGTAAAtaaaaatttctccttttgtgttccactggtttggagcaacatgagtaTGGGTACATACTGTAAAGATTTAATTGTTCCATTTTATGTTAAACAAAGTGTAGGATACAATTTTGAATGTAGCTTTCAGTTTTTACCAGTATACAATATGGGGAAAAACATATTGAATGattattgaattttattattGATTACTGAAATTcaaaatttcttttttcttttgtaatacatttcaaaatgttatttattccctGTTTATTACTCcagacacatgatccttcagaaatcattcatatgattatttgatgctcaataaacacatttattagtagtatcaaagttgaaaacagttgtcatATATTCCCATatcttttgtggaaactgtaatacacTTCTTGTCCTTACTgtgtaaaagtattaatttataaaagaaattgCACTGACCCCAAACTCGTCAACGGTAAAGAGTACTTAATATTTCAACTCCATAGTTACTTTATGCTTAATTAATCCACGCATAACTGCTGTTGGATATCTGAGAGGGTTTTTCATGGTCTGCTCTCATTAGTGATGAACACTGTTAGTCCAGTCAAAGATCTGCGGTTCTTCTGGCTCTGAGCCTATAACATGCCAAAACCCCATATGTTCTTCACTCatgacaacacaacacaacacaacacaacacacacttcaGCCCAGAGAGAGGCACCTGCTGTGACCGTGGCTTGAGGAGCTCTCATTTATTGGTTTTCTAGCCTCTTTTTGTTTGGAAATTCTGtcactatttattcattttcaaaccagcAGTTATCGAAGGTTTAGAATTGAGAAGAATCTATAGAATAATGATCACATCTGTTAAGCTCCAGTGGCCTGAAGTTTATTAAACGTTtgcttttgaaataagtctcctcaatgctgcatttatttaagaagtacagtaaaaacagtaatattgtgaaatattattaccatttaaaataattgttttctgtttgtatatattagaaaatcaaatttattcctgtgatgcacagctgaattttcaataGCAACACTCcaatctttagtgtcacatgatccttctattatgctgatttgctgctcgaggaacatttttactattaataagtatttttgtggaaaccatgatgcgttctttgattaattattattattattttcttttgaactcTGGTTCAGTTTAGttctagtgtttatttatttccagttaataattgtaaatattaacttttttcagcttaatttcaattaacaacatatttcaatagttttagttttagttaaaaataaaaaataaaaacttggtcTGCACCACATCATATTGGGCTCTTTAGCAGCTCATGGATCATAATGTGAGTAAGCTAGTTTTGTGTAGgtacgctgtgtgtgtgtttgttttgaagAGTGTAATGGAGATGTTAATGACTCCTGTAAAAGCAGTTATAGTAAGAGCAGTATAGTAATGTGTTATAGTAATAACTCTCTCTTTCTTCACTGCTCCTCCTCTGTCCTCCTCAGGGGTTTTTCACAAGCACTTCACACTCTATATTATCTAATCGAATTCAGCCTCCCAGTGTCTTTAGAGCAGAGTTAAAGTCTCTACTGTAGTCTGTCCTGTTCAAATCTACAAACCTCacggagaaagagagggagatagATATATAAGCAAAAGAACAGGACCAGGTCACCTCAATTTCAAACCAATACACAGTTTGTATAGAGAgagaaagttttatttatttatttgttaaatctcAGATCTTCACATTTAATTAAggtctttaatttttattcagaaatatatattgGTAATTTGTTATTCTCAGTGGTGATCctcattaattataaaaataaataaatacataaatgaataaataaataaataaatacagcattctattacatttacattgaaccatttatttaatgctttcatcaaaagtgacttacagatgaaaaCATCTAGCGATTTGCCTTacattgttataaatataaaaatagttattaaataatgaaaaaagaatgttctaaatgttaataatttaaaggCAGCATAGCAAACACTTTACAATTATGTTCTAACATTTGTTAACTACATTAATTTTACTTACTAGCACAtactaaaatcaaaagttgtgtctgttaatatttttttaatgcccctgagctaacatgaaataaaaaatgaatagttttatttttattaactaactttAATGCATGTTAATAAAACACTGTGAGAAATTAGTTGCTCATTGTTCATACATTAACTAAACTTAAATAAttggaccttattgtaaagtgttaccaaatattctcatgatgatgaataaataaatactttttaatacatgagtttatGAGTATGATAACAAACATGTTAACAGTTAACAGATCATCCTAACATGTATATGTGTAATCACGTCACTATATTGCACTTCATTTAGATCGTATGCGAACCATTAGAAATGCATGGTCCAAGTGTTTTTCACATACATGTGCATGCTAGCTATTGCAGTTTGTGTGTcagtgtgcatatgtgtgtgttgtggaggTGGGGTGTATTCAGTGCTATTGGGGCAGGGAAGGGGTATGTGGGGGTGAAAGTGTGGCCCCTCTGTCATTGGCTCTTAGCCTAATGTCACATTATGCGTCTCATTGTGTCTTTGTGATGCTGAGGAGTATAAATAAAGCCCTCtcagtgttcacacacacacacacacagtcattcgTTTCTGCAGACCTACGAACTAAGTTCTTAGAGAAAGTAGCTGCGTCTTAGGTTGACTTTTGAAACTTTGCGCAAGTGGATTGCTCTTGAGAGGATTGCAAGCTCTCAACCAAGTTTTTGCAGAAACAACTTTAAGATGGATTCTGATGCAAGCTCCACATGCAGTCGGTCATCTTCACCAGAGCTGGCTGTGGGCTCCAGCTTTTTCTCAAACAAGGTGTTTCAAGCTTACTGTGCAGATAGAGAAACGGGGCAGTCCAGGCCTGAAAAATCACCACAGAGCACCGGATCCGGCGGAAAGAGCCGTACACAGGCCGATCACTCCAAAGACGGCCTGCAAGATCTACGTCTCAAAGTGAACAGCCGTGAGCGCAAACGCATGCACGACCTCAACCAGGCCATGGACGGGCTCCGTGAGGTGATGCCCTACGCGCAGGGCCCATCTGTACGCAAGCTGTCGAAAATCTCCACCCTGCTCCTCGCCAGAAACTACATCCTCATGCTGTCCAGCTCTCTGGAGGAGATGAAGAAGCTAATAGGTGATGTTTATGGAGCCAGTGGTCAGAGTCACTCAGCTAGACGGGTTCTACCACCAACTTCAGCTGCCCCGGTGTCACAGTTGTCGCTGCTCTCGCTTGCCCCGTCTCTGCACTCTCTGGTGGGCAGCACTTCCCAGCACACCTCCACACCAACAATGGTCCAAGCCCCTCATTCTCCACCCTCGGCTGGATATCTGGGTTTCCCTGCTCCACCTCTTCCCACCCTGATGAAAGACCCTCTGCATCTCTCCAGCAGCTACAGGCATTTCCCCGGCATGCCTTGCCCATGCTCCCTCTGCCAGCCTCTCCCTGCTTCCACAGCCAGCCTGCACAGCCTCCCCATGGGGAAGTGATTCAGGCGAGGCCCAGGCTCAAGGATGGAGTAGGCCAAAGTTAAAATACAGACTCAAGAAGAACTGAAAGCATCTGGATGTGTTTCTAGAAGTGTTGTAAACTTTGTAAATGTCCTGTACAGAATTTCTTTTCTAACAAACTGCTGCTATTTTTATATCACAAAATTTTTGTACTGTTATATAGCATTTTTGAACAGTCACTGTATGAACATATGTGCTTGTATGTTCTTTGTAGCAAAATGGCAATTGAAAACATATAGTTTTGTttcttaaattaaacatttattattataatgaaaaataaccTGCTTTTCAGTGTCTTCTTTTGATCATTTGAACAATCTGTAATATTTCAAAGTGCACCCAGTTTAAGGAAAAACATTCATGTTTAAGTGTTTGAGATAAGCTTTTTTCTTAAGATGCATTCAAGCTGCACGCATCACACTTTACTAGTTTAGAGGAATATTAGGAATATTTGCAGATCTATTGACTTGAATTTAATGCAGCATTTAAAACAAATCACAAAGCAGATTTTTATATGCAATAAATAAGATCAAAAGattacacaaaagaaaaaattagtaatgaaataatataaaaaattatgaaaagattatatatacagttttgtaacatcaatgtttttattttatctgttttatttatttttttctattttattttatttagtgtagTATGCTGTATAACTATGGAAAACAGTGCACCATTTTACTCAGGAGATTTTTAACCCTGTccatatagttttattatttctatttatttatttatttatacatttatttaatattattaattatatatttatttattctctcctTGGTTAAGTTCAATGGATATCAAAATTTTGTACTAAAGTTAAACctgttaaatcatttattttaagtaacttaatagttttattattaatattattttttaatacttaataatttttaaatacttaaCTTACTTGCTTGTTCAAATAAAAttgaacaataacttttttaattaaactgtcgGAAATCTATAAAATAATTCAAGAACAATtactaaatatgaattaaaaaagaaatcttaTAACCCACACAAATTCTAATAAAGCTTGTCTAAACACGAAATAATGaggtactaaaataaaaataaaaatgccagctgctCATCTGTTCTGAAATCATGTGTCAGTGTTTGAATGTGTCAGTGTGTTTCatgatatatatgaatataaaatgagTCCATATGTTTTCATCCAGCACCATTACTGCAATATTGCCCACACCATGTTTATGTTTTTACCATATGCTAACAAACACAGGCATCATTTCTGCCCTCTATAAAATGCTGCCTTTGGACTGAACCATCTGTACCGAGACTAGTTAATGTATGAAAAAGAAAGGCAGCCAGACCGCTCGGAGCCCGGGGCCTACTCTCACCCAtcaatcagagagagagagacgcaagCTGTCGCCAGGTTGGCGCGTCAGCATTGTGCAGCACACACAGGGGACGGCCAGCACTTCTTTTCATGTTAGTGCAGGAAGATTTGTCACTGTCCAATAAAGCTGTGATCATATTCAGGCCGTCCTCACTGGGAGTCGTTTTCATGAGAGGATCTGACAGCTGTGCACACAATCATTTGTTAGCTGGAGGATCATTTGACTTTTTGGATCTTCTGATATGACCAATGGTTAGAAATTAAGGTGTGAAATATTGGGCACAATGGCATCAGAAATAAACCAGGACTCAGAGTAAAGTGACGAAATGCACTTACATTTGCATAAAATTATACTTACattcatcaatatatatatatatatagatagatagatagatagatagatagatagatagatagatagatagatatagatatatgtaatataatgcatATGACGTCACCATGCACTAAAGTTCAGAATTAAAAGAATGTTGTACATTCTAAACAAGTGCTATTCTGCATCCAACATCAGTTGCATGCTATCATGCTGACCTCTGTATGGAATTTTGACTCATCATGCAGTTCAAGTTTACCCTGATGCACTAGACGTCAGTCACTATAAAAGTCAGGCAAGGCATTCCTTGAGAGGAATAACGTAGaaatatttaattgcttttaTCCCAAGCAtcttacaaaagaggaacaaaagcatgcttttttggtaatatttttatttttggtagctgtgcattttaatgtttattactgGAAAGCTTGTGGACTTGTGGATGTGGATTTTAACTGCATTAATATCCACACAATTTTAGTTTGTACAAACTgagagaacattattttgtgtttatcaACCTGCTTGCTGTTAGGAACAGAGAGCATTAAAAGAGCTCTCCTTCGAAATATCAACTATTTAATGTtaacttttaatgttttataatcaAAGCAATGCATCACTGAATGAGTGGATTTTAGGCTCCTTGCATTGTAAACTCACACAGCTTTGATTAGCACTCTTACAACAtacaacactcttaaaaataaatacaaataaacagcctTTCTTTTCAGGAGTGCAGTTTTAGTCTTTAAATTACTTAGAGTGAAGCAGACATTCTATAAAACAAAGGATACAAAATGGTATTTTTTGCTCTGATGCCATAGAAGCCATTTTTAGtcccccaaagaacctttcaatgaacagctcttaaaagaacatttttctCAGTGTGtccaacattttaaaa
The Carassius auratus strain Wakin chromosome 38, ASM336829v1, whole genome shotgun sequence genome window above contains:
- the LOC113057501 gene encoding oligodendrocyte transcription factor 3-like: MDSDASSTCSRSSSPELAVGSSFFSNKVFQAYCADRETGQSRPEKSPQSTGSGGKSRTQADHSKDGLQDLRLKVNSRERKRMHDLNQAMDGLREVMPYAQGPSVRKLSKISTLLLARNYILMLSSSLEEMKKLIGDVYGASGQSHSARRVLPPTSAAPVSQLSLLSLAPSLHSLVGSTSQHTSTPTMVQAPHSPPSAGYLGFPAPPLPTLMKDPLHLSSSYRHFPGMPCPCSLCQPLPASTASLHSLPMGK